In Streptomyces nodosus, one DNA window encodes the following:
- a CDS encoding NADP-dependent succinic semialdehyde dehydrogenase produces the protein MPIATVNPATGETLRTYDALGEEEIERRLAAADTAFRTHRTTTFAERALRMHKAADLLDAECQDIARVMTTEMGKPITQARAEAAKCAKAMRWYADHAEELLADEEPDARDVKDSGASWVIVRYRPLGPVLAVMPWNFPLWQVVRFAAPALMAGNVGLLKHASNVPGTALFLEDLFRRAGFAEGCFQTLLIGSGAVERVLRDPRVRAATLTGSEPAGRSVASIAGDEIKKTVLELGGSDPYIVMPSAELDRAAETAVTARVQNNGQSCIAAKRFIVHTDVFDAFAERFTAGMKALRVGDPMAEETEVGPLSSERGRADLAELVDDAVGAGATVLCGGTRPDGPGWYYPPTVLTGITPRMRIHHEEAFGPVATLYRAADLDEAVAIANDSPFGLGSDVWTHNGTEVDRFVQDLEAGGVFINGMTASHPAFPFGGVKRSGYGRELSGHGIREFCNITTVWHGA, from the coding sequence ATGCCCATCGCCACGGTGAACCCGGCGACCGGCGAGACGCTCAGGACGTACGACGCCCTGGGCGAGGAGGAGATCGAGCGCAGGCTCGCCGCCGCCGACACCGCGTTCCGCACCCATCGCACCACCACCTTCGCCGAACGGGCGCTGCGCATGCACAAGGCCGCCGATCTGCTCGACGCGGAGTGCCAGGACATCGCCCGGGTGATGACCACCGAGATGGGCAAGCCCATCACCCAGGCCCGCGCCGAGGCCGCGAAGTGCGCCAAGGCGATGCGCTGGTACGCCGACCACGCCGAGGAACTGCTGGCCGACGAGGAGCCCGACGCACGGGATGTGAAGGACTCGGGCGCCTCCTGGGTGATCGTGCGCTACCGGCCGCTCGGTCCGGTGCTCGCGGTGATGCCGTGGAACTTCCCGCTGTGGCAGGTGGTGCGGTTCGCCGCGCCCGCGCTGATGGCGGGCAATGTGGGGCTGCTCAAGCACGCCTCGAACGTGCCGGGGACCGCGCTCTTCCTGGAGGATCTGTTCCGCCGTGCGGGCTTCGCGGAGGGCTGTTTCCAGACCCTGCTGATCGGCTCGGGCGCGGTCGAGAGGGTGCTGCGCGATCCGCGGGTCAGGGCCGCCACCCTCACCGGCAGCGAGCCGGCGGGCCGCTCCGTCGCCTCGATCGCCGGGGACGAGATCAAGAAGACGGTGCTGGAGCTGGGCGGCAGCGACCCGTACATCGTGATGCCGTCCGCGGAGCTGGACCGGGCCGCCGAGACCGCCGTGACGGCCCGGGTGCAGAACAACGGGCAGTCCTGCATCGCCGCCAAGCGGTTCATCGTGCACACGGACGTCTTCGACGCCTTCGCCGAGCGGTTCACGGCCGGTATGAAGGCGCTGCGGGTCGGCGATCCGATGGCTGAGGAGACCGAGGTCGGACCGCTCTCCAGCGAACGGGGCCGCGCCGATCTGGCGGAACTGGTCGACGACGCGGTGGGCGCCGGCGCGACGGTGCTGTGCGGCGGCACCCGCCCCGACGGGCCCGGCTGGTACTACCCGCCGACGGTGCTCACCGGCATCACCCCGCGGATGCGCATCCACCACGAGGAGGCGTTCGGGCCCGTCGCCACCCTCTACCGGGCCGCCGATCTGGACGAGGCGGTGGCCATCGCCAACGACTCCCCCTTCGGGCTGGGTTCCGACGTCTGGACGCACAACGGCACCGAGGTCGACCGCTTCGTCCAGGACCTGGAGGCCGGCGGAGTGTTCATCAACGGGATGACGGCCTCGCACCCGGCCTTCCCGTTCGGCGGCGTCAAGCGCTCCGGGTACGGGCGCGAGCTGTCGGGGCACGGGATCCGCGAGTTCTGCAACATCACCACGGTATGGCACGGGGCATGA
- a CDS encoding ATP-dependent DNA ligase, with amino-acid sequence MLLSRLARVSREVAATSARSRKIALLGELFRAADAEDVPVVIPYLAGRLPQGRLGIGWKLLGRPVPPAAESTLTVREVDSRLTRIGAVTGAGSQSERGRLLGELLAAATEEEQRFLTGLLTGEVRQGALDALAAEGLAEATGAAPADVRRAVMLAGSLRAVAEALLSGGPAALGTFRLTVGRPVLPMLAQSASSVAEAVGRLGACAVEEKLDGIRVQVHRDGGEVRVHTRTLDDITDRLPEVTSAALGLAGERFVLDGEVIALDEAGRPRSFQETAGRVGSRLDVATAAAAVPVSPVFFDVLSMADRDLLDLPFADRHAELARLVPEPMRVRRALVRGSEEVAVAEDFLAETLARGHEGVMVKALDAPYGAGRRGAAWLKVKPVHTVDLVVLAAEWGHGRRTGKLSNLHLGARAPDGSFVMLGKTFKGLTDAMLRWQTERLGELAVADDGRVVTVRPELVVEIAYDGLQRSPRYPAGVTLRFARVVRHREDKRPEEADTVGTLLAAHPRVVP; translated from the coding sequence ATGCTGCTGAGCCGGCTGGCCCGGGTGTCCCGGGAGGTCGCCGCCACCTCGGCGCGGTCCCGGAAGATCGCGTTGCTCGGCGAGCTGTTCCGGGCCGCCGACGCCGAGGACGTGCCGGTGGTGATCCCGTATCTGGCCGGGCGGCTGCCGCAGGGACGGCTCGGCATCGGCTGGAAGCTGCTCGGCCGCCCGGTTCCGCCGGCCGCGGAGTCCACGCTCACGGTGCGGGAGGTGGACTCCCGGCTGACCCGGATCGGCGCGGTCACCGGCGCCGGGTCGCAGTCCGAGCGCGGCCGGCTGCTCGGCGAGCTGCTGGCCGCGGCCACCGAGGAGGAGCAGCGGTTCCTGACCGGGCTGCTCACCGGGGAGGTGCGGCAGGGCGCACTGGACGCCCTCGCGGCCGAGGGACTGGCCGAGGCGACGGGGGCCGCTCCGGCGGACGTACGGCGGGCCGTGATGCTCGCCGGATCGCTCCGGGCCGTGGCGGAGGCCCTGCTCTCCGGGGGTCCGGCGGCCCTCGGCACCTTCCGGCTCACGGTGGGCCGCCCGGTCCTCCCGATGCTGGCGCAGAGCGCCTCCTCGGTGGCCGAGGCGGTCGGGCGACTGGGCGCCTGCGCCGTCGAGGAGAAGCTCGACGGCATCCGGGTCCAGGTCCACCGGGACGGCGGCGAGGTACGGGTCCACACCCGCACCCTGGACGACATCACCGACCGGCTGCCGGAGGTGACCTCGGCCGCCCTGGGGCTCGCGGGCGAACGGTTCGTCCTGGACGGCGAGGTGATCGCCCTGGACGAGGCGGGGCGGCCGCGGTCCTTCCAGGAGACCGCCGGGCGGGTCGGCTCCCGTCTCGACGTGGCCACGGCCGCCGCGGCCGTCCCGGTCTCCCCCGTCTTCTTCGACGTGCTGTCCATGGCGGACCGTGACCTGCTGGACCTGCCGTTCGCCGACCGCCATGCGGAGCTGGCCCGGCTGGTGCCGGAGCCGATGCGGGTGCGGCGCGCGCTGGTGCGGGGCAGCGAGGAGGTGGCCGTCGCGGAGGACTTCCTCGCCGAGACCCTGGCACGGGGCCATGAGGGGGTCATGGTCAAGGCCCTGGACGCCCCGTACGGCGCGGGCCGCCGCGGTGCCGCCTGGCTCAAGGTCAAGCCCGTGCACACCGTGGACCTGGTGGTGCTGGCCGCCGAGTGGGGCCATGGCCGCCGCACCGGAAAGCTCTCCAATCTGCATCTGGGGGCCCGCGCCCCGGACGGTTCCTTCGTCATGCTGGGCAAGACCTTCAAGGGCCTCACGGACGCGATGCTCAGGTGGCAGACCGAGCGGCTCGGGGAGCTGGCGGTCGCCGACGACGGCCGGGTGGTGACCGTACGCCCCGAACTCGTGGTCGAGATCGCCTACGACGGGTTGCAGCGCTCCCCCCGTTACCCGGCGGGTGTCACCCTGCGGTTCGCGCGGGTGGTGCGCCACCGGGAGGACAAGCGGCCGGAGGAGGCCGACACCGTGGGGACCCTGCTGGCGGCCCATCCGCGGGTGGTGCCGTGA
- a CDS encoding NUDIX domain-containing protein has translation MSGRGRRSAGLLLFRRTAHGPEVLLGHMGGPFYSRRDAGAWTVPKGEYEAGEPPLDAARREFREELGLPPPDGEAVPLGEVRQAGGKVVTVWAVEADLDPAAIAPGTFTLQWPPRSGRTQEFPELDRVGWFALDRAREVIVRAQTAFLDRLAEHSG, from the coding sequence GTGAGCGGGCGGGGGCGGCGCAGCGCGGGCCTGCTGCTGTTCCGGCGCACCGCTCATGGTCCCGAGGTCCTGCTGGGCCATATGGGCGGCCCCTTCTACTCCCGTCGCGACGCCGGGGCGTGGACCGTGCCCAAGGGCGAGTACGAGGCCGGGGAGCCGCCCCTCGATGCCGCCCGCCGCGAGTTCCGGGAGGAGCTGGGGCTGCCGCCGCCGGACGGGGAGGCCGTACCGCTCGGCGAGGTGCGGCAGGCCGGCGGCAAGGTCGTCACGGTGTGGGCGGTCGAGGCCGACCTCGATCCGGCGGCGATCGCACCGGGCACCTTCACCCTTCAGTGGCCGCCGCGGTCGGGGCGCACCCAGGAGTTCCCCGAACTGGACCGGGTGGGGTGGTTCGCCCTCGACCGGGCCCGGGAGGTGATCGTGCGGGCGCAGACGGCGTTTCTGGACCGGCTCGCTGAGCACTCGGGCTGA